One Paenisporosarcina sp. FSL H8-0542 genomic region harbors:
- a CDS encoding helix-turn-helix transcriptional regulator, producing the protein MIEGKIIKYYREKNKLTQEQLGKGICSGTHLSKIERLHTEYAPEIITLLSERLGINIESEITKLNNIKNLLNDWQDVIIMQLFDEMDLINQELEQEDLIQISDYKNLYKLLRVRYLLMHNLTEDALYIIYEIQKNEDKLSSYEANLLKHVLGIYYLAKHEHLKAIQALKSINETDYNNKEYTYHLAAAYHSIESPVMAYFYADKSREFFKEINNYLRVIDAEMLMLIQVKGDGDFNESIQRFEKLIKSCELCNSPVRKARLLHNLAFEYYRRNNFELASKYYKDSMSMKDNESNPYLLSLEGYIRSLLNGSILPRDKLLQIAKEGLETAIKKNEKIYINLFNLLCYLIQDKEQEYHQFLRDHALPTFKQFGIVYWINRSKKELFNYYIKIEQTNKALKMAELLINHE; encoded by the coding sequence ATGATTGAGGGGAAAATCATTAAATATTATCGCGAAAAAAACAAATTAACTCAAGAGCAATTAGGAAAAGGGATTTGTTCTGGTACACATCTTAGTAAAATTGAGCGTTTACACACTGAATATGCACCTGAAATTATTACTCTTTTATCAGAACGTCTAGGTATAAATATTGAATCCGAAATAACAAAACTAAATAATATAAAAAACCTCTTAAATGATTGGCAAGATGTTATTATCATGCAATTGTTTGATGAAATGGATCTTATCAATCAAGAACTTGAGCAAGAAGACTTAATTCAAATCTCAGATTATAAAAATCTTTATAAATTACTTCGGGTTAGATATTTACTTATGCATAATTTAACTGAGGATGCATTATACATCATCTATGAAATACAAAAGAATGAAGATAAATTATCATCCTACGAAGCTAATCTATTAAAACACGTATTAGGTATTTACTATTTAGCCAAACATGAACATCTTAAAGCAATACAAGCGTTAAAATCAATTAATGAAACAGATTATAATAACAAAGAGTATACATACCATTTAGCAGCCGCATATCATTCCATCGAATCACCAGTCATGGCTTATTTTTACGCAGATAAATCACGTGAATTTTTTAAAGAAATTAATAACTATCTCAGAGTAATTGATGCAGAAATGCTAATGCTGATTCAAGTAAAAGGTGATGGAGATTTTAATGAATCCATTCAAAGGTTCGAAAAGTTAATCAAAAGCTGCGAACTTTGTAATTCACCTGTTCGGAAAGCAAGGTTATTACACAACTTAGCTTTTGAATACTATAGAAGAAATAATTTTGAACTAGCAAGTAAGTACTATAAAGATTCAATGAGTATGAAAGATAATGAATCTAACCCTTATTTACTTTCTTTAGAGGGTTATATTCGAAGTTTATTAAATGGGAGCATACTTCCACGTGATAAATTATTGCAGATAGCAAAAGAGGGACTTGAAACTGCTATTAAGAAAAATGAAAAGATATATATAAATTTATTTAACCTACTTTGTTATTTAATTCAAGATAAGGAACAAGAATACCATCAATTCTTACGTGATCATGCATTACCTACGTTTAAACAATTTGGTATTGTCTATTGGATCAATCGCTCAAAAAAAGAATTGTTTAACTATTACATTAAAATAGAGCAAACTAATAAAGCTTTAAAAATGGCGGAATTACTAATCAATCATGAATAA
- a CDS encoding S8 family serine peptidase, with protein sequence MGKKANNKSKVLKSLAVFALSSSFILGSIVQVPTNAKAVSYSNTENVLANLTPEQRAALNQMTTNESTGLQISSDTDLTTTEQTHVIVEFANKPAKVAKIEAASEGQQLSYSEASNLVDQDHEIFQKDLGQVLVDEKSKKVNYKINRSYKNALNGVSMSLPANQIQNLLKSKVVKSVWSNETFTIDPPVQGKENDPLKADEFNIANYTPYDGLNRLHAEGYTGKGIKIGILDTGIDYNHPDLKDAYKGGHDFVDDDSDPMETTYADWKKSGKPEMNGSTYYTNHGTHVAGIIGSRGVAKDTEYTTVGAAPEADIYAYRVLGPYGSGQSDDIIAAVDRAVKDDMDVINMSLGNSLNDPLYATSIAVNNAVLSGVTTVVAAGNSGDKNYTLGSPGAAALALTVGASSVAIDIYQYAGAHNGENYNLRQLAKNYKDDLSTLKGKTLQLVNVGLGDDYTGKDVKGKFVLMSRGVYTLASKIAYAKEQGAAGVIMYNDDANKAEGAIQSFLGESVNSIPSFSVSNEEGLTILEALKTGKTDFTFGDFTKIQTASDELAPFSSRGPSRVNYDIKPEVVAPGVSILSTVPFYVNDKTVDGSKAEDYKYAYQRLSGTSMATPYVAGVSALLLQSNKDLEPADVKAILMNTADPLAKDYSVFEVGSGRVDAYEAIHSNVELEVVDETPTSINGKQKLIKELTGGISFGSYGFDDQDIYDSRKITVKNRSEQAKTFSVNVNFQTGLRGSKDAAQNGVTLTGPTSVKVNGINQKSIKFDLNIPKTAEKGTYEGYIVFTNNADPTETYQIPFGSRVVSEGFDTLTIANPMYSGDTRWPEQAAPGMSFSFSVRSHMKTIDVVVQDATTGEDIGYLGTFNGFGVNENTVYGIPYAFTGGYFPFTGDPKNPINSNYVYAKTGNYKLKMIGTNDQGKTFSKSADFIYEKGAPTMSSSFDSLDQKVIEYKDSQFDSNGEYLYDFNINVNDPEVADANRVGIPIDQSSNAVVSFYDSAYSALPINTDKKGNYNDQILVKKRTQPLKVQFYAYDAARNFTSDATSMLRVAFVSNTYPYYYLKANKQAASTGDTINYSISSNNIKNLKTSKITIPVAKDNGDLATINNVVVSDAVKQYGDAQVSVTSTSDDIETTYTITFNYLGNKALPEDMQLVNFDLNTVKHYTPNTNFSVDWFDMEMTGTTVDQSNVVTNNVYTSMESVKMKNTYSRIQGTLNLEGTTDPLTGQQNFALDQTKLGAKVTVTSYDGKTVIEAAPIKNGSYIADGIKADKNASTLKVDVPGHFTMYKSLVLSYDVRGEAIGNRYGSALARAKAGDANKDNVIDIMDALYLQTNWGTNKSGADLNFDGVVDKKDMDLLIKNYGLQNSTVPNAPKAKTKYKGSTLDTVLNQLGLK encoded by the coding sequence ATGGGAAAAAAAGCAAACAACAAAAGTAAGGTCTTAAAAAGCTTAGCTGTATTTGCTCTATCATCTAGTTTTATTTTAGGTTCTATTGTACAAGTACCAACTAATGCGAAAGCGGTTAGTTATTCGAATACTGAAAATGTACTTGCTAATTTAACACCAGAACAAAGAGCAGCACTTAACCAGATGACTACAAATGAATCAACAGGTCTTCAAATTTCTTCAGATACAGATTTAACGACTACGGAACAAACCCATGTAATTGTCGAGTTTGCAAATAAACCAGCAAAAGTTGCTAAGATTGAAGCGGCATCAGAAGGCCAACAACTATCATATTCTGAAGCATCAAATTTAGTTGATCAAGATCATGAAATATTTCAAAAAGATTTAGGACAAGTATTAGTTGATGAAAAAAGTAAAAAAGTAAATTATAAGATTAATCGCTCATATAAAAATGCATTAAATGGTGTTTCAATGAGTTTACCTGCAAATCAAATTCAGAATCTATTAAAATCAAAAGTTGTCAAATCAGTTTGGAGTAACGAAACGTTTACGATTGATCCGCCTGTTCAAGGAAAAGAAAATGATCCATTAAAAGCAGATGAATTCAATATCGCAAATTATACACCTTATGATGGATTAAATCGTTTACATGCAGAAGGCTATACCGGTAAAGGGATTAAAATCGGTATTCTAGATACTGGAATTGATTATAACCATCCAGATTTAAAGGATGCTTATAAAGGTGGACATGATTTTGTAGATGACGATAGTGATCCGATGGAAACAACCTATGCTGATTGGAAAAAATCAGGTAAACCAGAGATGAATGGGTCGACCTATTATACTAATCATGGTACACATGTTGCTGGGATTATTGGAAGCCGTGGAGTAGCGAAGGATACTGAGTATACAACAGTTGGAGCAGCACCAGAAGCAGATATTTATGCGTACCGAGTGCTTGGACCATATGGCAGCGGACAAAGTGATGACATAATTGCAGCTGTCGATCGAGCTGTGAAGGATGATATGGATGTTATTAATATGTCATTAGGTAATTCACTTAATGATCCATTATATGCAACTTCAATTGCTGTAAACAATGCAGTATTAAGTGGAGTAACAACCGTTGTTGCAGCAGGGAATAGTGGCGATAAAAATTATACGCTAGGTTCACCAGGTGCTGCAGCCTTAGCGTTAACTGTTGGTGCATCATCTGTTGCAATTGATATTTATCAATATGCAGGTGCACATAATGGGGAGAATTACAATTTAAGACAATTAGCAAAAAACTATAAAGATGATTTATCTACATTAAAAGGAAAAACTCTCCAACTTGTTAATGTGGGGCTCGGAGATGACTATACAGGAAAAGACGTAAAAGGGAAATTTGTACTCATGAGCCGAGGAGTTTATACATTGGCCTCTAAAATTGCGTATGCCAAGGAACAAGGTGCTGCTGGCGTTATCATGTATAATGATGATGCAAACAAGGCAGAGGGTGCAATTCAGTCCTTTTTAGGTGAATCAGTTAATTCGATTCCTTCATTCTCTGTTTCAAATGAAGAAGGATTAACGATCTTGGAAGCATTAAAAACTGGTAAAACTGATTTCACATTTGGCGATTTTACTAAGATACAAACAGCATCCGATGAGTTAGCACCATTTAGTTCAAGAGGTCCTTCTCGTGTAAATTATGATATTAAACCAGAGGTTGTCGCACCTGGAGTATCAATCCTTTCAACCGTTCCATTTTATGTAAATGATAAAACTGTTGATGGATCAAAAGCTGAAGACTACAAGTATGCTTATCAACGATTATCAGGTACATCGATGGCAACACCTTATGTGGCAGGTGTTTCAGCATTATTACTTCAATCGAATAAAGATCTTGAGCCAGCTGATGTAAAAGCGATTTTAATGAATACAGCTGATCCATTAGCAAAAGATTATAGTGTGTTTGAAGTAGGAAGTGGTCGTGTTGATGCATATGAAGCAATTCATTCGAATGTTGAATTGGAAGTAGTAGATGAAACACCTACAAGTATCAATGGAAAACAAAAGTTAATCAAAGAATTAACGGGCGGAATCAGTTTTGGTTCATATGGATTTGATGACCAAGATATTTATGATTCACGTAAGATTACAGTGAAAAATAGAAGTGAACAAGCAAAAACATTTAGTGTAAATGTTAATTTCCAAACAGGATTAAGAGGTTCCAAAGATGCAGCTCAAAATGGAGTGACCTTAACAGGTCCAACTTCAGTTAAAGTAAATGGAATTAATCAAAAATCAATTAAATTTGACTTGAACATTCCGAAAACAGCCGAAAAAGGAACATATGAGGGATATATCGTCTTTACAAATAATGCAGATCCAACTGAAACGTATCAAATTCCATTTGGTAGTCGTGTAGTAAGTGAAGGTTTTGATACACTAACCATTGCTAATCCAATGTATTCTGGTGATACACGTTGGCCAGAACAAGCAGCTCCAGGCATGTCATTTAGTTTTTCAGTAAGATCGCACATGAAAACTATTGACGTGGTAGTCCAAGATGCAACAACTGGTGAAGATATTGGATACCTTGGAACTTTCAATGGTTTTGGAGTAAATGAAAACACAGTTTACGGGATTCCATATGCATTTACAGGGGGTTATTTCCCATTCACTGGTGATCCGAAAAATCCGATTAACAGTAATTATGTTTATGCAAAAACAGGTAACTATAAATTAAAAATGATTGGAACAAATGATCAAGGGAAAACATTCTCAAAATCAGCTGATTTCATCTATGAAAAAGGCGCACCAACAATGTCTTCAAGCTTTGATTCGTTAGATCAAAAGGTTATTGAATATAAAGACAGTCAATTTGATTCAAATGGAGAATATTTATATGATTTCAATATTAATGTAAATGATCCTGAAGTGGCTGACGCTAATCGTGTTGGAATTCCAATTGATCAATCTAGCAATGCAGTGGTTTCATTTTACGATAGTGCATATTCAGCATTACCAATTAACACTGATAAAAAGGGAAATTACAATGATCAAATTTTAGTTAAAAAAAGAACGCAACCTTTAAAGGTTCAGTTTTATGCTTATGATGCTGCAAGAAACTTTACTTCAGATGCTACGTCAATGCTAAGGGTAGCTTTTGTTTCTAATACTTACCCTTACTATTACTTAAAAGCAAATAAACAAGCCGCTTCTACCGGAGATACTATAAATTATTCTATTAGTTCGAATAATATTAAAAACCTAAAAACATCAAAGATTACAATTCCAGTAGCAAAAGACAATGGTGACTTAGCTACAATTAATAATGTTGTTGTAAGTGATGCAGTTAAGCAATATGGGGATGCACAAGTATCTGTAACATCAACATCTGATGATATTGAGACGACTTATACAATTACTTTTAACTATTTAGGAAATAAAGCATTACCAGAAGATATGCAATTAGTTAATTTCGATTTAAATACAGTTAAACATTATACGCCAAATACAAATTTCTCTGTCGACTGGTTTGACATGGAAATGACTGGAACTACAGTTGATCAATCAAATGTAGTAACAAATAATGTATATACTAGTATGGAAAGTGTTAAAATGAAAAACACATATTCAAGGATACAGGGTACCTTGAATTTAGAAGGAACGACTGATCCTTTAACTGGCCAACAGAATTTCGCGTTAGATCAAACCAAACTTGGTGCAAAAGTGACTGTAACGTCTTATGATGGTAAAACTGTTATTGAGGCTGCTCCAATAAAAAATGGAAGCTACATTGCAGATGGAATAAAAGCTGATAAAAATGCTTCTACATTAAAAGTAGATGTACCAGGTCATTTTACGATGTATAAGTCGTTAGTACTATCTTATGACGTTCGAGGAGAAGCAATCGGAAATAGATATGGTTCTGCACTTGCTCGAGCAAAAGCTGGGGATGCAAATAAAGATAATGTAATCGATATAATGGATGCATTATATCTACAAACAAATTGGGGAACAAATAAATCAGGTGCAGATTTGAACTTCGATGGAGTTGTTGATAAAAAGGATATGGATCTTCTTATTAAAAACTATGGATTACAAAATAGTACAGTTCCGAATGCACCTAAAGCGAAAACTAAGTATAAAGGTTCTACATTAGATACTGTGTTAAATCAGTTAGGATTAAAATAA
- a CDS encoding ATP-binding protein, protein MEIITKDLLINFLFILLPLLLLQMFYLLKFVYRIEKMKENLFTVLSLFSIFLCMLFPFPVGDGLIWDLRRIPFVIGVLYGGPKNGFLLLIFVIVARYFMLGVNDGFYITIITFTLLAVTVSFVSRYYLKMTLEQKVLTSSSLVLLSTVITFIVVSLFFNVIVSVNMWLQFFFITFLGTVIVTLLIEVIRMNSDLLEKLMKAEKLEVVSHLAASISHEVRNPLTTCKGFLQLSYDEERSPEIKQYLGTALQELDRASDIINDYLTFAKPVPDKVEKVFVNEAVQNVLNILTPLANMQDVQIFYHPDQSGHANISGDRKKLEQSLINIVKNGIESMQKGGELEIYTVVEYPKVRIAISDEGKGMTQQQINRLGEPYFTMKDNGTGLGMMVSFSLIKGMGGEIHVESELGNFTIFTIEFPMVT, encoded by the coding sequence ATGGAGATTATCACGAAAGATTTACTTATCAATTTTCTATTCATTCTTCTTCCATTATTATTACTGCAAATGTTTTATTTGTTAAAGTTCGTTTATCGAATTGAAAAAATGAAAGAAAATCTCTTTACGGTTCTCTCCCTGTTCTCCATTTTTCTTTGCATGTTATTTCCTTTTCCAGTAGGGGATGGTCTTATCTGGGATTTGAGGAGAATACCATTCGTTATAGGTGTTTTATATGGCGGGCCGAAAAATGGGTTCTTACTGCTCATATTCGTGATTGTAGCGCGTTATTTTATGTTGGGAGTAAATGATGGGTTTTATATAACCATTATTACGTTCACTCTTTTGGCGGTTACCGTCAGTTTTGTCTCCCGCTATTATCTGAAAATGACGCTGGAGCAAAAGGTATTGACGAGCAGTTCATTAGTGTTATTGTCGACGGTCATCACATTTATTGTGGTATCCCTATTTTTCAATGTAATCGTGAGTGTGAATATGTGGCTTCAGTTTTTTTTCATCACTTTTTTAGGAACAGTGATTGTTACTCTACTAATTGAAGTAATCCGAATGAACTCGGATCTGTTGGAAAAGCTCATGAAAGCAGAGAAATTGGAGGTAGTCAGCCATCTTGCAGCGAGCATTTCCCATGAAGTGAGAAACCCGCTGACAACTTGCAAAGGATTTTTGCAATTATCCTATGATGAAGAACGATCACCAGAAATCAAACAATACCTCGGTACTGCTTTACAGGAACTCGATCGAGCATCGGATATTATTAATGATTACTTGACTTTTGCGAAACCTGTTCCAGATAAGGTAGAAAAAGTCTTCGTAAATGAAGCGGTTCAAAATGTCTTGAACATTCTTACACCTTTGGCAAATATGCAGGATGTCCAAATTTTTTACCACCCAGATCAAAGTGGGCATGCCAATATTTCAGGTGATCGAAAAAAACTGGAACAATCCTTGATTAATATTGTGAAAAATGGAATTGAATCCATGCAGAAAGGCGGGGAATTGGAAATTTATACAGTTGTAGAATATCCTAAAGTCCGCATCGCGATAAGTGATGAAGGAAAAGGCATGACGCAACAGCAAATCAATCGTCTTGGCGAACCTTATTTCACGATGAAAGACAACGGTACAGGACTAGGAATGATGGTATCGTTCAGTCTGATTAAAGGGATGGGTGGGGAAATTCATGTGGAGAGTGAGCTCGGCAATTTCACAATATTTACGATTGAATTTCCAATGGTGACGTAG
- a CDS encoding alpha/beta hydrolase, protein MWDQQHVETARGTFEIFIKGNGAPICVTHLYSAYNANGNTFANAFTDYYTVYLVNLRGAGKSAKYIRDEDLSIKESIGDLEAIREALHFEKWAFAGHSTGGMLGLVYAIQTPRSLTKIVIGGASASKEYMNHPGSIYCKDNPNNKRLLEILSILNSPTSANEIKRAAGREWTEMSIYHPEKYEEYFNTPNSGSVVPARLNYYSYSELPNYDLVPHLKTITVPTTVYCGSYDAQCPYLFSEQIAHTIPNANLFTFRESNHFPFTEEPQKFLDMIARTI, encoded by the coding sequence ATGTGGGACCAACAACACGTTGAAACAGCTAGGGGAACTTTTGAGATTTTCATAAAAGGAAATGGCGCACCCATCTGTGTGACTCATTTGTATAGCGCCTATAATGCAAACGGAAATACATTTGCAAATGCATTTACTGATTATTACACTGTTTATCTCGTTAACTTGCGTGGCGCAGGCAAATCAGCCAAATACATACGTGATGAAGATTTAAGCATAAAAGAGTCCATCGGCGATTTGGAAGCCATTCGAGAGGCGCTTCATTTCGAAAAATGGGCATTTGCTGGCCATTCCACGGGAGGTATGCTTGGGCTCGTGTATGCCATACAAACACCACGTTCATTAACGAAAATCGTCATTGGAGGAGCTTCAGCATCTAAAGAATATATGAATCATCCAGGAAGTATTTACTGTAAAGACAATCCGAATAACAAACGTCTGCTTGAAATACTCAGTATACTAAACTCACCCACTAGCGCTAATGAAATAAAGAGGGCTGCAGGACGGGAGTGGACCGAAATGTCCATTTACCACCCGGAGAAATACGAGGAGTATTTCAACACCCCAAATAGTGGAAGTGTAGTACCTGCGCGACTCAATTATTATTCCTACTCTGAACTGCCTAACTATGACCTTGTGCCTCACTTAAAGACGATCACTGTACCGACAACAGTTTACTGTGGTTCGTATGATGCTCAGTGTCCTTATTTGTTTTCTGAACAAATCGCACATACCATCCCAAATGCAAACTTATTTACATTTAGAGAAAGCAACCATTTCCCTTTCACTGAAGAACCCCAAAAATTCTTGGACATGATTGCGAGGACTATTTAA
- a CDS encoding DUF2238 domain-containing protein: MVGFSKETKVHIFLFILVIAVLVWSVIKPAVFMTWVAEVGPAVVALIVVVATYNKFRLTNLSYFIIALLSILTFIGGHYTYAEVPLFNWLKEEFHLARNHYDRFGHFLKGLSVIVIREILVRKTPLFKGSWLTGISISMVLALAALYEIVEWLSTKLPNAKKVAKDFLGMQGDQWDAQWDMSCAFLGAILSILILNGLHNRQMTKLDDLKER, encoded by the coding sequence ATGGTGGGTTTTAGTAAGGAGACAAAGGTACATATATTTCTATTTATATTGGTTATAGCTGTTTTAGTGTGGTCTGTTATCAAACCGGCCGTTTTTATGACATGGGTAGCAGAAGTGGGGCCAGCGGTGGTCGCATTAATTGTAGTAGTGGCGACATACAATAAGTTTCGCCTGACAAACCTTTCTTATTTCATTATCGCACTCTTGTCCATCCTTACATTTATCGGTGGTCACTATACCTATGCCGAGGTTCCTCTATTTAATTGGCTAAAAGAAGAGTTTCATTTAGCTCGCAATCATTACGATCGATTTGGACATTTTCTAAAAGGGCTATCAGTTATTGTTATTAGGGAAATTTTAGTGAGGAAAACCCCGTTATTTAAAGGGAGCTGGCTGACAGGCATATCCATCAGTATGGTACTTGCCCTTGCAGCTTTGTATGAAATCGTTGAATGGTTGAGTACAAAATTGCCAAATGCCAAAAAAGTAGCCAAAGACTTTTTAGGCATGCAAGGAGATCAGTGGGACGCGCAATGGGATATGTCGTGTGCCTTTTTAGGTGCCATTTTATCCATCCTTATTTTGAACGGTTTACACAACAGACAAATGACTAAACTGGATGATCTGAAGGAAAGATAG
- a CDS encoding biotin transporter BioY, whose protein sequence is MTSSTATRTVNHSRTLQLVQTAMFAALMMIGANISSFLIIGGVPITLQTFFAILAGLLLGKRTGAIAMLVYALIGLAGLPVFANFSGGFDTILSPTFGFIVSFIFVAYFAGLIVEKFPTKVGFVIAALVGTAVNYLLGTNWMYAAYKLWFAAPEGFSYQMAWAWMAVPLPKDLLLAVLAGLFGYRLKPIIQKQK, encoded by the coding sequence ATGACAAGTAGCACAGCAACAAGAACAGTCAATCATTCACGCACTTTACAGTTGGTACAAACAGCGATGTTTGCCGCATTAATGATGATTGGAGCCAACATATCTTCATTTCTAATAATCGGCGGTGTCCCAATCACTCTTCAAACGTTTTTCGCTATACTTGCTGGTCTCTTATTAGGAAAACGCACTGGCGCTATCGCCATGCTTGTATATGCATTGATTGGTTTGGCAGGGTTACCTGTATTCGCAAACTTTTCCGGTGGATTTGACACAATTCTAAGCCCAACGTTTGGCTTTATTGTTTCCTTCATTTTTGTAGCATATTTCGCAGGTCTCATTGTTGAAAAGTTCCCAACGAAAGTTGGTTTTGTAATTGCTGCATTGGTCGGAACTGCAGTCAACTACCTATTAGGAACGAATTGGATGTACGCTGCATATAAACTTTGGTTTGCAGCACCAGAAGGCTTTTCATACCAAATGGCTTGGGCTTGGATGGCCGTACCATTGCCAAAAGATCTCCTGCTAGCGGTACTTGCCGGTTTGTTCGGCTATCGTTTAAAACCGATTATTCAAAAACAAAAATAA
- a CDS encoding helix-turn-helix transcriptional regulator, which produces MGNKLKELRTKKCITSEQLAENLDVAKSIIWSYELNKKEPSNSHLIKIADFFDVSVDYLLGREQKNNTVNFQYPFDDIIDKYTFLIDNHPIGKEELLDSIAFIKAKRIMIAQNLVK; this is translated from the coding sequence ATGGGGAACAAACTAAAAGAATTAAGAACGAAAAAATGTATCACATCTGAACAGTTAGCTGAAAATCTGGATGTTGCAAAAAGCATTATCTGGAGTTACGAACTAAATAAAAAAGAGCCAAGCAATAGTCATTTAATTAAAATTGCTGATTTTTTTGATGTCTCGGTGGATTATTTATTGGGTCGGGAACAGAAGAACAATACGGTTAATTTTCAGTATCCTTTCGATGACATCATCGATAAATACACTTTCCTGATCGACAATCATCCGATAGGCAAAGAAGAATTGTTGGATTCAATTGCTTTTATTAAAGCCAAACGAATCATGATAGCTCAAAATCTAGTTAAATAG
- the gnd gene encoding decarboxylating NADP(+)-dependent phosphogluconate dehydrogenase, whose amino-acid sequence MNNTIGVLGLGVMGKSIALNMASKGEKVAVYNYTRDLTDLLLQETEQVNGYYSVEEFVQSLQSPRKVFLMVTAGDIVDSVIQSLVPYLEPGDIIMDGGNSHFEDTSRRFDELKSKGIDYLGIGVSGGEEGALKGPSIMPGGDKEVYEKVAPVLTKIAAQVDGTPCCAYMGPKGAGHFVKMVHNGIEYADMQLIAEAYSFLRERLHIPLDEIADIFETWNHGELKSYLVEITSNILRKVDEKTGLPLVDVILDKTGQKGTGKWTSVQAIDHGIPVTIIAESLFARYISHQKAERVHASTILAGPKLANEDLDRELWIEYVRQALYMGKICAYAQGFAQYKMTSVLNEWNLPLKDIALIFRGGCIIRAEFLNTISEAYEEQSTTDNLLIAPYFVEKTKDYQTGMRKVLAESTMSGMAFPALGAALAYYDGYRTGQSSANLLQAQRDYFGAHTYERTDMEGSFHTNWK is encoded by the coding sequence ATGAACAACACGATTGGTGTTTTAGGTCTGGGTGTAATGGGTAAGAGCATCGCGTTGAACATGGCTAGTAAAGGTGAAAAGGTAGCAGTCTATAACTATACGAGAGATTTAACAGACTTACTCTTGCAAGAAACAGAACAAGTGAATGGCTATTATAGTGTAGAAGAATTTGTTCAGTCTCTGCAATCTCCAAGAAAAGTGTTTCTTATGGTTACTGCAGGTGATATCGTCGATTCTGTCATTCAATCATTAGTACCTTATCTGGAACCGGGAGACATTATTATGGACGGCGGGAATTCTCATTTCGAAGACACGTCACGCCGATTTGATGAATTGAAGTCCAAGGGAATCGACTATTTAGGCATAGGTGTTTCTGGTGGTGAAGAAGGAGCACTAAAAGGTCCTTCTATCATGCCGGGTGGAGATAAAGAAGTGTATGAAAAAGTGGCACCTGTTCTGACAAAAATTGCCGCGCAAGTAGATGGAACGCCTTGTTGTGCGTATATGGGTCCAAAAGGCGCTGGCCATTTTGTGAAAATGGTCCATAACGGTATTGAATATGCGGATATGCAGCTCATTGCGGAAGCTTATTCTTTCTTGAGAGAAAGACTTCATATCCCTCTAGACGAAATTGCGGATATCTTTGAAACGTGGAACCATGGGGAATTAAAAAGCTACCTGGTTGAAATCACGTCGAATATTTTAAGAAAAGTGGATGAAAAAACAGGTTTGCCACTTGTGGATGTGATTCTAGATAAAACGGGACAAAAAGGGACAGGGAAATGGACGAGCGTGCAAGCTATCGACCATGGTATTCCTGTTACCATCATTGCGGAATCGCTATTTGCCCGCTACATTTCCCACCAGAAAGCGGAAAGAGTTCATGCTTCAACCATATTGGCTGGACCTAAACTGGCGAATGAAGATTTAGATCGTGAGTTGTGGATTGAATACGTAAGACAAGCATTATATATGGGGAAAATTTGTGCTTATGCACAAGGGTTCGCCCAATATAAAATGACTTCAGTACTGAATGAATGGAACTTGCCGTTAAAAGATATCGCACTTATTTTCCGTGGTGGTTGCATTATTCGCGCTGAATTTTTAAACACAATCAGTGAAGCGTATGAAGAACAGTCAACGACAGATAATTTATTGATTGCTCCATACTTTGTTGAAAAAACGAAAGACTATCAAACAGGTATGAGAAAAGTTTTGGCTGAAAGCACGATGTCCGGCATGGCATTTCCAGCATTAGGTGCAGCGCTCGCCTACTATGATGGCTACCGAACGGGACAATCCAGCGCCAATTTATTACAAGCACAACGTGATTATTTCGGGGCACATACGTATGAACGTACGGATATGGAAGGCTCTTTTCACACGAATTGGAAATAA